The following are from one region of the Sandaracinus amylolyticus genome:
- a CDS encoding prolipoprotein diacylglyceryl transferase: protein MNPIVGELTLGGVTRPLGGYGVAVAIGMLLSGLFATRAAQRAREDVGAVIACCGYAVAGGLAGAWLTFIAVEWARTGSPTTALSTGGGLVFYGAVPGGALATWLGARYLRVPFVKMLDLGVPGIAAGHAIGRIGCFLGGCCYGAEHHGPLAVVFTHPLAPAAHPPIPRHPVQLYESAGLLALGFVFALLPTGRTNGTRTLAYVIAYGVLRFVVEGLRGDTIRGVWGPLSTSQAISLVLIVLATGVLLARRRAPVSA from the coding sequence ATGAACCCGATCGTCGGCGAGCTCACCCTCGGCGGCGTCACCCGCCCGCTCGGCGGGTACGGCGTCGCGGTCGCGATCGGCATGTTGCTGAGCGGCCTCTTCGCGACGCGCGCCGCGCAGCGCGCGCGCGAGGACGTCGGCGCGGTGATCGCGTGCTGCGGCTACGCCGTCGCGGGCGGGCTCGCGGGCGCGTGGCTCACGTTCATCGCCGTCGAGTGGGCGCGCACCGGCTCGCCGACGACCGCGCTGAGCACCGGTGGCGGGCTCGTCTTCTACGGCGCGGTGCCCGGCGGCGCGCTCGCGACGTGGCTCGGCGCGCGCTACCTGCGCGTGCCGTTCGTGAAGATGCTCGACCTCGGCGTGCCCGGGATCGCCGCGGGCCACGCGATCGGGCGCATCGGCTGTTTCCTCGGAGGCTGCTGCTACGGCGCCGAGCACCACGGCCCGCTCGCGGTCGTGTTCACGCATCCGCTCGCGCCCGCTGCGCACCCGCCGATCCCGCGCCATCCGGTGCAGCTCTACGAGTCCGCGGGGCTGCTCGCGCTCGGCTTCGTGTTCGCGCTCCTGCCGACCGGACGCACGAACGGCACGCGCACGCTCGCCTACGTGATCGCGTACGGCGTGCTGCGCTTCGTGGTCGAGGGCCTCCGCGGCGACACGATCCGCGGCGTGTGGGGCCCGCTGTCGACCTCGCAGGCGATCTCGCTCGTGCTGATCGTGCTCGCGACGGGCGTGCTGCTCGCGCGACGCCGCGCGCCCGTGTCAGCCTGA
- a CDS encoding formylglycine-generating enzyme family protein — MTRVALTIPLLASLLGGLHLQLRASAIEGPHDLRLEQDDVVWIEEGEFTMGPSRGDVLFAILLCQDEHDLAVAEGCADARFDHERGPRRVYVATFGIDRTEVTHAAYRRCVAAGRCTPPRIDEGDARIGADTMPVAGISAADAEAYCGFVGGRLPTEDEWEKAARGDTNRRFPWGRFYHARLANHGRPPLRPDVGDGFRWAAPVGSFPDGASPYGVLDMAGNVYEWTSSRPSDADFDVLGVQDQDPTPYRILRGGSWSHPAVSMRVTHRALLLASDARVDVGVRCAYDPPRAR, encoded by the coding sequence ATGACGCGCGTCGCGCTCACGATCCCACTGCTCGCGTCGCTCCTCGGCGGCCTGCACCTGCAGCTCCGCGCGAGCGCGATCGAGGGCCCTCACGATCTCCGCCTCGAGCAGGACGACGTCGTGTGGATCGAAGAGGGCGAGTTCACGATGGGCCCGTCGCGCGGCGACGTGCTCTTCGCGATCCTGCTCTGCCAGGACGAGCACGATCTCGCGGTCGCCGAGGGATGCGCCGATGCGCGCTTCGATCACGAGCGCGGGCCGCGTCGGGTGTACGTCGCGACGTTCGGGATCGATCGCACCGAGGTGACCCACGCGGCGTACCGCCGCTGTGTCGCGGCGGGGCGATGCACGCCGCCGCGCATCGACGAGGGCGATGCGCGGATCGGCGCCGACACGATGCCGGTCGCGGGGATCAGCGCCGCCGACGCCGAGGCCTACTGCGGGTTCGTCGGCGGTCGCCTGCCCACCGAGGACGAGTGGGAGAAGGCCGCGCGCGGCGACACCAACCGCCGCTTCCCGTGGGGCCGCTTCTATCACGCGCGCCTGGCGAACCACGGTCGTCCCCCGCTGCGCCCCGACGTCGGCGACGGGTTCCGCTGGGCCGCGCCGGTCGGCTCGTTCCCCGACGGAGCGAGCCCCTACGGCGTGCTCGACATGGCGGGCAACGTGTACGAGTGGACCTCGTCGCGGCCGAGCGACGCGGACTTCGACGTGCTCGGCGTCCAGGACCAGGACCCCACGCCGTACCGGATCCTGCGCGGCGGATCGTGGAGCCATCCCGCGGTGTCGATGCGCGTCACGCACCGCGCGCTCCTGCTCGCGAGCGACGCGCGCGTCGACGTCGGCGTGCGCTGCGCATACGACCCTCCGCGCGCGCGGTGA
- a CDS encoding serine/threonine-protein kinase gives MPEARTMVDPLIGRTIGGRYRLIQRLGSGGMSSVYLARHVLIDRLMAIKTLRRDLASDPVQRDRFIREARAVNRINHENIVEITDFGEAEDGLVYLVMEYVPGEPLLRVMSGQGPFSIARAFDIAQQIGSALARAHQMGVVHRDLKPENILIVQKRDRKDFVKILDFGIAKILDAPSLTGSQQIFGTPGYIAPEYIQSTNIDGRADLYSLGVILYEMVTGALPFDYEYPGDLLVKHVTEQPIPPTQRRSEVPGPVEELVLRCLVKDPQDRFRDAYHFLSELRAVRERLGPATSWGGLNEPGVEVGRALDEGAPTPTVLGDSRTDHREDSSERDELRTTQPSRSEAHDTPLEPERVVRVPGAPGAFGRVTAEYARPVIPEPPRDDLEIEVEVDVAAIAEEEKAKELDRATQPAPAPEMAPEGLFGVRRWRKRFDAIRAWLDELEMEHPAPAEIDHAMAFAARTLESLEESVAVSETHQATVESLGVRARDYRATLGRTIDELAGELSKRRGELEQLVRRRDDLGVRREVARSKVRAREATEGEADALLWELAAVEEDVRVKAAQCDELEAQVTELRDRLDRENERFEGEIASLVAVLDVEMQRLEGIAAALRAPLERAEKYVRDHWPDAR, from the coding sequence ATGCCCGAGGCCCGCACGATGGTCGACCCGCTGATCGGACGCACGATCGGCGGGCGCTACCGCTTGATCCAGCGGCTCGGAAGCGGCGGCATGTCGAGCGTCTACCTCGCGCGCCACGTGCTCATCGATCGCCTGATGGCGATCAAGACGCTGCGTCGCGATCTCGCGTCGGATCCCGTGCAGCGCGACCGCTTCATCCGCGAGGCGCGCGCGGTCAATCGCATCAACCACGAGAACATCGTCGAGATCACCGACTTCGGCGAGGCCGAGGACGGGCTCGTCTACCTCGTGATGGAGTACGTGCCGGGCGAGCCGCTGCTGCGCGTGATGAGCGGCCAGGGCCCGTTCTCGATCGCGCGCGCGTTCGACATCGCGCAGCAGATCGGCAGCGCGCTCGCGCGCGCGCACCAGATGGGCGTGGTCCACCGCGACCTCAAGCCCGAGAACATCCTGATCGTGCAGAAGCGCGATCGGAAGGACTTCGTGAAGATCCTGGACTTCGGGATCGCGAAGATCCTCGATGCGCCCTCGCTCACCGGCTCGCAGCAGATCTTCGGCACGCCGGGCTACATCGCGCCCGAGTACATCCAGTCGACGAACATCGACGGTCGCGCCGATCTCTACTCGCTCGGCGTGATCCTCTACGAGATGGTCACGGGCGCGCTGCCCTTCGACTACGAGTACCCCGGCGACCTGCTCGTCAAGCACGTGACCGAGCAGCCGATCCCGCCGACGCAGCGCCGCTCCGAGGTGCCCGGGCCGGTCGAGGAGCTCGTGCTGCGCTGCCTCGTGAAGGATCCCCAGGATCGCTTCCGCGACGCGTACCACTTCCTCTCCGAGCTGCGCGCGGTGCGCGAGCGCCTGGGCCCCGCGACCAGCTGGGGCGGGCTCAACGAGCCCGGCGTCGAGGTCGGACGCGCGCTCGACGAGGGCGCGCCGACGCCCACGGTGCTCGGTGATTCGCGGACCGATCACCGCGAGGACTCGAGCGAGCGGGACGAGCTGCGCACCACGCAGCCCTCGCGCAGCGAGGCGCACGACACGCCGCTCGAGCCGGAGCGCGTCGTGCGTGTGCCCGGCGCGCCGGGTGCGTTCGGCCGGGTGACCGCGGAGTACGCGCGGCCGGTGATCCCCGAGCCCCCGCGCGATGATCTCGAGATCGAGGTCGAGGTCGACGTCGCCGCGATCGCCGAGGAAGAGAAGGCGAAGGAGCTCGATCGCGCGACGCAGCCCGCGCCCGCGCCCGAGATGGCGCCCGAGGGGCTCTTCGGCGTGCGCCGCTGGCGCAAGCGCTTCGACGCGATCCGCGCGTGGCTCGACGAGCTCGAGATGGAGCACCCGGCGCCCGCGGAGATCGATCACGCGATGGCGTTCGCGGCGCGCACGCTCGAGTCGCTCGAGGAGTCGGTCGCGGTGTCGGAGACGCACCAGGCGACGGTCGAGTCGCTCGGGGTCAGGGCGCGCGACTACCGCGCGACGCTGGGCCGGACGATCGACGAGCTCGCGGGCGAGCTCAGCAAGCGGCGCGGCGAGCTCGAGCAGCTGGTGCGCCGTCGCGACGATCTCGGGGTGCGTCGCGAGGTCGCGCGCTCGAAGGTGCGTGCCCGAGAGGCGACCGAGGGCGAGGCCGACGCGCTCCTCTGGGAGCTCGCCGCGGTCGAGGAAGACGTGCGCGTGAAGGCCGCCCAGTGCGACGAGCTCGAGGCGCAGGTCACCGAGCTGCGCGATCGCCTCGATCGCGAGAACGAGCGCTTCGAGGGCGAGATCGCGTCGCTCGTCGCGGTGCTCGACGTCGAGATGCAGCGTCTCGAGGGCATCGCCGCCGCGCTCCGCGCGCCGCTGGAGCGCGCGGAGAAGTACGTGCGCGACCACTGGCCCGACGCGCGCTGA
- a CDS encoding tetratricopeptide repeat protein gives MKGLLVLALTLGIVSPALAQSPDPSRDSEARALFDAGAASYEAGRYDEALGYFQRSYELSGRPQLLYNIGSAAERVRQDALALRSYEDYLRLVPDAPNRARAETRIEALRRIVTAQGETAEDTTQEEGSTAAVVEPSPGPSGDEPSSGPGIGPWIVVGGGAAVVVAGAILLGAGLADRSAVEDPAPGATWADAEAAYDRGPALLTSGIVLLPVGAAIVGAGLAWALIPVESGGVERISLRVGPASIAVAGRF, from the coding sequence ATGAAGGGACTGCTGGTTCTCGCGCTGACACTGGGGATCGTGAGCCCCGCGCTGGCACAGAGCCCAGATCCATCGCGCGACTCCGAGGCGCGCGCGCTCTTCGACGCGGGAGCCGCCTCGTACGAGGCGGGCCGCTACGACGAGGCGCTCGGCTATTTCCAGCGCAGCTACGAGCTCAGCGGGCGCCCGCAGCTCCTCTACAACATCGGCTCCGCGGCGGAGCGCGTGCGCCAGGACGCGTTGGCGCTGCGTTCCTACGAGGATTATCTGCGGCTCGTCCCCGACGCGCCGAACCGGGCGCGCGCCGAGACGCGGATCGAAGCGCTGCGCCGCATCGTGACCGCCCAGGGCGAGACGGCGGAAGACACGACCCAGGAGGAAGGCTCGACTGCGGCCGTCGTCGAGCCGAGCCCCGGCCCGAGCGGCGACGAGCCGAGCTCCGGCCCGGGCATCGGCCCTTGGATCGTCGTCGGGGGCGGTGCCGCGGTGGTCGTCGCCGGCGCGATCCTGCTCGGCGCGGGTCTCGCGGACCGTTCGGCGGTCGAGGATCCCGCGCCGGGAGCGACCTGGGCGGACGCCGAGGCCGCGTACGACCGTGGACCGGCGCTCTTGACCAGCGGCATCGTGCTCCTTCCGGTCGGCGCCGCGATCGTCGGGGCTGGCCTGGCATGGGCGCTCATCCCCGTCGAGAGCGGGGGCGTGGAGCGTATTTCGCTGCGAGTCGGTCCCGCGTCGATCGCGGTCGCGGGGAGGTTCTGA